The window ACTCCTTGAGGTACGCGCCGTACTGCTCCAGTTCGCGCTCCCGCTGTTTCCGTTCGGTGACATCACGGTCCGAGATGAGGAGGGAGACGACATCCCCGTCGTCGTTCGTGACCGGTCTGAACACGCCCTCTATCGTGTAGGGCTCGCCGTCGGGCCGCAGGAGGTCGGCCTCGAACTCGACGTACTCGCCCCGCAGTGCGCGGTCGATCCACTCCCGGACCTCCTCCTGGACGGACGCCGAATGGGCGAACCACGGCGTCTCCCAGAACGGGGTGCCCACGAGCTCGTCGGACGTGACATCGACGTACTCCATCGCGGTTCGGTTGATATCGAGCACGGTCCCGTCCGTGTCGAGCAGCCCGACGAGGATGTTCGGGTCGTCGAAGACCGCCTGATAGCGGCGTTCAGTCCGGCTGAGCTCGCGCTCGCGCTCCTTGCGGTCGGTGATGTCCTGCTGGAACCCGACGTAGTTCACGACCGTCCCGTCCTCGTCACGCACGGGGGCGATGGAGACGCGGTTCCAGAACTCCGTCCCGTCCTTCCGGTAGTTCCGGAGTTCGACCGTCACGCGGCGTTCCTCGTCGATCGCCTCCCGCATCGCGGCGACCGGCTCGGGGTCGGTGTGCTCCCCCTGGAGGAGCCGACAGTTCCGCCCGCGGACATCCGCCTCGGAGTACCCCGTCAGCTCCCGGAACCGGTCGTTCGCGTAGATGAGCGGGTTGTCCTCCCGCGAGGGGTCGGAGATGGTGATGCCGACCGGCGCCTCGTCCATCGCCCGCTCGTTCCGGTGGAGTTCCTCCTGGCGCTCCGTGCTGTCGGTGATGTCGCGGGCGACGCCGACGACTCCCTCGACGGCGCCGTCGACCAGCAGCGGGGTCAGCTGGTACTCAAGCACGGCGTACCCGTGTCCGGGGACCTCCGCCTCGACCTCGCCGGAGAGCTGCTCGCGCCGCCCGTCGAGGAGCGCCCGATACGGGTCGTCGTCGCCCCGTTCCCGGACCGATGGGATGAGGTTGCTCGACTCCCCTTCGAGCGCCTCCCGGGTCGTGTCGTACCAGTCCGCCAGGTACTCGTTCACCACCACGAACCGGCCGTCCGCGTCGTAGATGCAGGCGGCCTCCTCCATCGAGTTGATCATGTGCTCGTACCGGCGCAGGTCACGGTTCCGCGCGGCGAGCGCCCGCCGTGACCGGTACGACTCGACGGCGTTGGTAATCCGGTTGGCGAGAACAGTGTACTGGTCGGTGCCGCTCCCCTTCTGGAGGTAGTCGGTGACGCCCGCCGAGATGGCCGCGGATGCGACCTCCTCGCTCCCCTTCCCGGTGTAGAGGATGAACGGGAGGTCGGGGAACTCCTCGCGGACCGCCTCGAGGAACGCGATGCCGTTCCGGCCGGGCATGTCGTAGTCCGAGACGATACA of the Haloglomus salinum genome contains:
- a CDS encoding PAS domain S-box protein, with protein sequence MSAIDDTVHVLHVDDEPDLAELVATYLEREDERLTVRTATSADEGLDTLAAHDIECIVSDYDMPGRNGIAFLEAVREEFPDLPFILYTGKGSEEVASAAISAGVTDYLQKGSGTDQYTVLANRITNAVESYRSRRALAARNRDLRRYEHMINSMEEAACIYDADGRFVVVNEYLADWYDTTREALEGESSNLIPSVRERGDDDPYRALLDGRREQLSGEVEAEVPGHGYAVLEYQLTPLLVDGAVEGVVGVARDITDSTERQEELHRNERAMDEAPVGITISDPSREDNPLIYANDRFRELTGYSEADVRGRNCRLLQGEHTDPEPVAAMREAIDEERRVTVELRNYRKDGTEFWNRVSIAPVRDEDGTVVNYVGFQQDITDRKERERELSRTERRYQAVFDDPNILVGLLDTDGTVLDINRTAMEYVDVTSDELVGTPFWETPWFAHSASVQEEVREWIDRALRGEYVEFEADLLRPDGEPYTIEGVFRPVTNDDGDVVSLLISDRDVTERKQRERELEQYGAYLKESTDIITVLDESGVIEYQSPAVERVLGYEQSELVGQDGFDLVHPDDVPQMREAFADLVSAPDATVTVECRFRTAADEWRWLEVHGTNQLDHDAIEGIVTNSRDITERVEREQAVQRERDRLDEFAGVVSHDLRTPLNVVEGRLEMAREECDSEHLDAIDTAVDRMGRIIEDVLWLARKGREVGSMDAVAVQDAANAAWELVADEADRAELRFADENLAGATIEADRDRLRQLLENLLRNALEHGGDDVTVAVGALDDGFYVEDDGPGIPASSRDDVFAAGYSTGQEGTGFGLTIVKQVADAHGWDIRVSEGTEGGARFEITGVTFIAE